One Polynucleobacter necessarius genomic window, ACTCGGTAGTGTTAATTCGTGGTGGTCGTGTGAAGGATTTGCCAGGTGTGCGTTACCACATCGTTCGCGGTTCTTTGGACTTGCAAGGTGTTAAAGATCGTAAGCAGGCACGTTCTAAGTACGGTGCTAAGCGCGCTAAGAAAGCTACTTAATTATTCTGTCATTAAGCAGTTGTAGGATTGGTAGTAAGTCGCTTTTGCCAGACTTAAAAGGCAAGTAAGTGGCTGTTCCGTTTAAGAATTTTTCTTAAATAGTAGGGCAGCCGGAGCGGTAATTCAGGTGGATTGCCCCTAACTGAACTGAAGGAGTAGTTATGCCACGTCGTCGTGAAGTTCCCAAACGGGAAATTTTGCCGGATCCAAAATTCGGTAATGTTGAAGTAGCTAAATTCATGAACGTCCTAATGTTGGACGGCAAGAAATCGGTTGCAGAGCGTATCGTTTACGGTGCCTTTGATTACATCGAGAAAAAAGCAAACAAAGAACCCCTCGAAATTTTTTCAACAGCCATGGGTAACGTTAAGCCAATGGTTGAGGTGAAGAGCCGCCGCGTTGGTGGTGCCAACTATCAAGTTCCTGTTGAAGTTCGCCCATCACGTCGCTCTGCTTTAGCAATGCGCTGGTTGCGTGAAGCCGCTAAGAAGCGTGGCGAAAAATCAATGGCGCAACGTTTGGCCAACGAATTATTAGAGGCTGCTGAAGGTCGTGGCGGCGCAATGAAGAAGCGTGAAGAAGTTCACCGTATGGCAGAAGCTAACAAAGCTTTCTCACATTTCCGCTTCTAATCGAATAGTTAAGAAAAGACATAAACAGTGGCACGCAAAACCCCCATCGATCGATATCGCAATATTGGTATCTCTGCGCACATTGACGCAGGTAAAACAACTACTACTGAACGCGTTCTGTTCTACACCGGTGTTAACCACAAGATTGGTGAAGTTCATGATGGCGCAGCTACCATGGACTGGATGGAGCAAGAGCAGGAGCGTGGCATCACGATTACTTCTGCCGCTACCACCGCCTTCTGGAAAGGCATGGCTGGTAACTATCAAGAGCATCGCATTAACATCATTGATACCCCAGGACACGTAGACTTCACCATTGAGGTTGAGCGTTCTATGCGTGTTCTTGATGGCGCCTGTATGGTTTATTGCGCGGTAGGTGGTGTACAGTCTCAGTCCGAAACAGTTTGGCGTCAGGCTAACAAGTACGGCGTTCCACGTTTAGCGTTTGTGAACAAGATGGACCGTACTGGTGCTAACTTCTTCAAAGTCTACGATCAGATGAAGGCTCGTTTGAAAGCGAATCCAATCTTGATTCAAATTCCAATTGGCGCCGAAGAAAATTTTCAAGGCGTTGTGGATTTGGTCAAGATGAAGGCGATCGTTTGGGATGATGCTTCACAAGGTATTAAATTTACTTACGAAGATATTCCTGCTGAGTTACAAGCATCTGCCGAAGAATGGCGCGAGAAGATGGTTGAAGCTGCAGCCGAAAGCTCAGAAGAGTTGATGGATAAATATCTCGGTGGCGAAGCGCTAACCGAAGAAGAAATCAAAAAAGCATTGCGCGACCGCACTATTGCTGGCGAAATCGTTCCAATGCTTTGCGGAACTGCCTTTAAAAACAAGGGCGTTCAGGCGATGTTGGATGCTGTAATCGATTACTTGCCTTCACCAGTGGACATTCCTCCTGTTAAAGGTGAATTGGAAGACGGTACAGAGACAGAGCGTAAGGCTGATGACAATGAGAAGTTCTCTGCGTTGGCGTTCAAAATCATGACCGGCCCATTCGTTGGCCAGTTGATCTTCTTCCGCGTCTATTCTGGCGTGATCAACTCTGGCGATACGATCTACAACCCAATTAAGGGTAGGAAAGAGCGTATTGGTCGTTTGTTGCAGATGCATGCTAATCAACGCAAAGAAATTAAAGAGGTTCGCGCAGGCGACATCGCCGCTGCAATTGGCCTCAAAGAGGCAACCACAGGTGAAACATTGTGTGATCCAGATAATATCGTGATTCTGGAGCGCATGGAATTCCCTGAGCCAGTGATTTCTCAGGCGGTTGAGCCTAAGACTAAGGCTGACCAAGAGAAGATGGGTCTCGCATTGAACCGTTTGGCTCAAGAAGATCCTTCATTCCGCGTCAAAACAGACGAAGAATCTGGTCAAACTATTATTTCCGGTATGGGCGAGCTCCACTTGGAAATTTTGGTGGATCGTATGAAACGCGAGTTCGGTGTTGAGGCGACCGTTGGTAAACCGCAGGTTGCCTATCGCGAAACGATTCGCAAGGTTTGTGACGAAATCGAAGGTAAGTTCGTTAAGCAGTCTGGTGGTCGCGGTCAGTATGGTCACGTTGTATTGAAGCTTGAGCCACAAGAACCAGGCAAAGGCTTTGAATTCGTTGACGCTATTAAGGGCGGTGTAGTTCCTCGCGAATACATTCCTGCAGTAGAAAAAGGCATTATTGAAACATTGAACTCCGGTGTATTGGCTGGTTATCCAGTGGTTGATATCAAGGCAACCCTGTTCTTCGGTTCATACCATGACGTTGACTCCAACGAAAACGCATTTAAGATGGCGGGCTCTATGGCGTTCAAAGACGGTATGCGTAAGGCAGCCCCAGTATTGCTTGAGCCAATGATGGCGGTTGAAGTTGAAACTCCAGAAGATTTCATGGGTAACGTGATGGGTGATCTTTCTTCACGTCGCGGCATTATGCAAGGTATGGATGACATTCATGGCGGCGGCAAGATTGTTCGTGCAGAAGTTCCTCTCGCAGAGATGTTTGGTTACTCCACTGGCTTGCGTTCTTTGACGCAGGGTCGTGCAACCTACACCATGGAATTTAAGCATTACGCAGAAGCACCGAAGAACGTAGCAGAAGCGGTTATGGCTGCTAAAGCGAAGTAATTTATCCACATTAATTTTGAATATTGACTAGCTAAGAAGGCAGACAAAAATGGCAAAAGAAAAGTTCGAGCGGACAAAACCGCACGTAAACGTAGGCACCATCGGTCACGTTGACCACGGTAAAACGACTTTGACAGCAGCAATCGCAACCGTGCTCTCAAAGGCATTCGGCGGCGAAGCAAAAGCATACGATCAGATTGATGCGGCTCCAGAAGAAAAAGCCCGTGGTATTACGATTAATACAGCACACGTTGAGTACGAGACAGCGAACCGTCACTATGCTCACGTTGACTGCCCAGGACACGCTGACTATGTGAAGAACATGATTACCGGTGCTGCGCAGATGGACGGCGCGATCTTAGTTTGCTCTGCTGCAGACGGCCCAATGCCACAAACTCGTGAGCACATCCTCTTGGCACGTCAGGTTGGCGTTCCTTACATCGTGGTGTTCCTCAACAAGTGCGACATGGTTGACGATGCTGAACTCTTAGAGCTCGTTGAAATGGAAGTGCGTGAACTCCTGTCTAAGTATGACTTCCCAGGCGATGACACACCGATCATCCAAGGTTCTGCGAAGTTGGCTCTAGAAGGCGACGAAGGCAAATTGGGTAAAGAAGCCATCATGAAATTGGCTGAAGCATTAGACACTTACATCCCAACTCCAGAGCGTGCTGTTGACGGTGCGTTCTTGATGCCAGTAGAAGACGTGTTCTCGATCTCCGGTCGCGGTACGGTAGTAACCGGTCGTATTGAGCGCGGCATCATCAAGGTAGGTGAAGAGATTGAAATCGTTGGTATCAAGCCAACCCTCAAGACCACTTGTACTGGTGTTGAAATGTTCCGCAAATTGCTCGACCAAGGTCAAGCAGGCG contains:
- the fusA gene encoding elongation factor G, with protein sequence MARKTPIDRYRNIGISAHIDAGKTTTTERVLFYTGVNHKIGEVHDGAATMDWMEQEQERGITITSAATTAFWKGMAGNYQEHRINIIDTPGHVDFTIEVERSMRVLDGACMVYCAVGGVQSQSETVWRQANKYGVPRLAFVNKMDRTGANFFKVYDQMKARLKANPILIQIPIGAEENFQGVVDLVKMKAIVWDDASQGIKFTYEDIPAELQASAEEWREKMVEAAAESSEELMDKYLGGEALTEEEIKKALRDRTIAGEIVPMLCGTAFKNKGVQAMLDAVIDYLPSPVDIPPVKGELEDGTETERKADDNEKFSALAFKIMTGPFVGQLIFFRVYSGVINSGDTIYNPIKGRKERIGRLLQMHANQRKEIKEVRAGDIAAAIGLKEATTGETLCDPDNIVILERMEFPEPVISQAVEPKTKADQEKMGLALNRLAQEDPSFRVKTDEESGQTIISGMGELHLEILVDRMKREFGVEATVGKPQVAYRETIRKVCDEIEGKFVKQSGGRGQYGHVVLKLEPQEPGKGFEFVDAIKGGVVPREYIPAVEKGIIETLNSGVLAGYPVVDIKATLFFGSYHDVDSNENAFKMAGSMAFKDGMRKAAPVLLEPMMAVEVETPEDFMGNVMGDLSSRRGIMQGMDDIHGGGKIVRAEVPLAEMFGYSTGLRSLTQGRATYTMEFKHYAEAPKNVAEAVMAAKAK
- the rpsG gene encoding 30S ribosomal protein S7 — its product is MPRRREVPKREILPDPKFGNVEVAKFMNVLMLDGKKSVAERIVYGAFDYIEKKANKEPLEIFSTAMGNVKPMVEVKSRRVGGANYQVPVEVRPSRRSALAMRWLREAAKKRGEKSMAQRLANELLEAAEGRGGAMKKREEVHRMAEANKAFSHFRF
- the tuf gene encoding elongation factor Tu, which encodes MAKEKFERTKPHVNVGTIGHVDHGKTTLTAAIATVLSKAFGGEAKAYDQIDAAPEEKARGITINTAHVEYETANRHYAHVDCPGHADYVKNMITGAAQMDGAILVCSAADGPMPQTREHILLARQVGVPYIVVFLNKCDMVDDAELLELVEMEVRELLSKYDFPGDDTPIIQGSAKLALEGDEGKLGKEAIMKLAEALDTYIPTPERAVDGAFLMPVEDVFSISGRGTVVTGRIERGIIKVGEEIEIVGIKPTLKTTCTGVEMFRKLLDQGQAGDNVGILLRGTKREEVERGQVLAKPGSITPHAHFTAEVYILGK